One genomic segment of Bos javanicus breed banteng chromosome 23, ARS-OSU_banteng_1.0, whole genome shotgun sequence includes these proteins:
- the H1-4 gene encoding histone H1.4, which translates to MSETAPAAPAAPAPAEKTPVKKKARKAAGAAKRKASGPPVSELITKAVAASKERSGVSLAALKKALAAAGYDVEKNNSRIKLGLKSLVSKGTLVQTKGTGASGSFKLNKKAATGEAKPKAKKAGAAKPKKPAGAAKKPKKATGAATPKKSAKKTPKKAKKPAAAAGAKKAKSPKKAKAAKPKKAPKSPAKAKAVKPKAAKPKTAKPKAAKPKKAAAKKK; encoded by the coding sequence ATGTCCGAGACTGCGCCCGCCGCGCCCGCTGCACCGGCCCCCGCCGAGAAGACGCCTGTGAAAAAGAAGGCCCGTAAGGCCGCAGGTGCTGCGAAGCGCAAGGCGTCTGGTCCCCCGGTGTCCGAGCTCATCACCAAGGCTGTCGCCGCCTCCAAGGAGCGCAGCGGCGTGTCTTTAGCCGCGCTCAAGAAGGCACTTGCGGCTGCCGGCTATGATGTGGAGAAGAATAACAGCCGCATCAAGCTGGGTCTCAAGAGCTTGGTGAGCAAGGGCACCCTAGTGCAGACGAAGGGCACTGGGGCTTCCGGCTCTTTCAAGCTCAACAAGAAGgcggccactggggaagccaagcCCAAAGCCAAGAAGGCGGGTGCGGCCAAGCCCAAGAAGCCCGCAGGAGCAGCTAAGAAGCCGAAGAAGGCTACTGGGGCGGCAACCCCCAAGAAGAGCGCCAAGAAGACCCCAAAGAAGGCGAAGAAGCCTGCTGCGGCTGCAGGAGCCAAAAAAGCAAAGAGTCCGAAAAAAGCGAAAGCAGCCAAGCCGAAGAAGGCGCCCAAGAGTCCAGCGAAGGCCAAAGCGGTGAAACCCAAGGCGGCTAAACCAAAGACCGCCAAACCCAAGGCAGCCAAGCCAAAGAAGGCGGCGGCCAAGAAGAAATAG
- the LOC133237011 gene encoding histone H2B type 1-M, with amino-acid sequence MPEPTKSAPAPKKGSKKAVTKAQKKDGKKRKRSRKESYSVYVYKVLKQVHPDTGISSKAMGIMNSFVNDIFERIAGEASRLAHYNKRSTITSREIQTAVRLLLPGELAKHAVSEGTKAVTKYTSSK; translated from the coding sequence ATGCCTGAACCCACTAAGTCAGCTCCAGCCCCAAAGAAAGGCTCGAAGAAGGCGGTGACCAAGGCGCAGAAGAAAGATGGCAAGAAGCGCAAGCGCAGCCGCAAGGAGAGCTACTCCGTGTACgtgtacaaggtgctgaagcaGGTCCACCCGGACACCGGCATCTCGTCCAAGGCCATGGGCATCATGAATTCATTTGTCAACGACATCTTCGAGCGCATCGCGGGGGAGGCGTCGCGTCTGGCGCATTACAACAAGCGCTCGACcatcacatccagggagatccagacgGCCGTGCGCCTGCTGTTGCCCGGGGAGTTGGCCAAACACGCCGTGTCCGAGGGCAccaaggctgtcaccaagtacaCCAGCTCCAAGTAA